The following are encoded in a window of Mycobacterium sp. ELW1 genomic DNA:
- the ppc gene encoding phosphoenolpyruvate carboxylase has protein sequence MAEAPDVSLEPIGAVQRTQVGREATEPMREDIRLLGAILGDTVREQNGDEVFDLVEKARVESFRVRRSEIDRSELAQLFDGIDVHRAIPVIRAFSHFALLANVAEDIHRERRRAIHVAAGEAPQNSTLAATYDKLDAAQLDAATVQKALTGALVAPVITAHPTETRRRTVFDTQHRITQLMRVRLHGQDETEDGRPVETELRRQILTLWQTALIRLSRLKIQDEIEVGLRYYPAAFFDVIPKVNAEVRNALRTRWPDADLLPEPILRPGSWIGGDRDGNPNVTADVVRLATGSAAYTALGHYFAELNKLEQELSMSARLVKTTDALVTLADACHEPARMDEPYRRALRVVHARLTATGQAILDREPAHTLDLGLPPYETPDELLADLNTIDASLRANGSALLADDRLTRLREAVDVFGFHLSSLDMRQNSEVHEEVITELLSWAGVHPDYASLSEAERVEVLAAELATRCPLVRDDSELSELARKELDIVFAAARAVRVFGPEAVPNYIISMCQSVSDMLEAGILLKEAGLLDVSGEDVYAPVGIVPLFETIDDLQRGASILESVLDLPLYRAMVHARGESQEVMLGYSDSNKDGGYLAANWALYRAELDLVESARKTGIRLRLFHGRGGTVGRGGGPSYDAILAQPPGAVNGSLRLTEQGEVIAAKYAEPRIAHRNLETLLAATLESTLLDTEGLGDLAEQAYEVLDDLAARAQRAYAELVHETPGFVDYFKASTPVSEIGSLNIGSRPTSRKPTTSISDLRAIPWVLAWSQSRVMLPGWYGTGTAVEEWIADGDGRLEVLQELYKNWPFFATVLSNMAQVLAKADMGLAARYSELVDDEELRARVFDKIVAEYGRTLRIHQLITGQDDLLADNPALARSVFNRFPYLEPLNHLQVELLRRYRSGDDDELVQRGILLTMSGLASALRNSG, from the coding sequence ATGGCTGAAGCTCCGGACGTGTCGCTGGAACCGATCGGCGCGGTACAGCGCACCCAGGTCGGGCGGGAGGCCACCGAGCCGATGCGGGAGGACATCCGGCTGCTCGGGGCGATCCTCGGTGACACCGTGCGCGAGCAGAACGGCGACGAGGTGTTCGACCTCGTCGAAAAGGCCCGCGTCGAATCGTTCCGGGTGCGCCGATCCGAGATCGACCGGTCCGAGCTGGCCCAGCTGTTCGACGGTATCGACGTCCACCGCGCCATCCCGGTGATCCGCGCGTTCAGCCACTTCGCCCTGCTGGCCAACGTCGCCGAGGACATCCACCGCGAACGGCGCCGCGCAATCCACGTCGCCGCCGGTGAAGCGCCGCAGAACAGCACCCTCGCCGCCACCTACGACAAGCTCGATGCCGCGCAGCTGGACGCGGCGACGGTACAGAAAGCGCTCACAGGGGCATTGGTGGCGCCGGTCATCACCGCCCACCCCACCGAGACCCGCAGGCGCACCGTCTTCGACACCCAGCACCGCATCACCCAGCTGATGCGGGTACGGCTGCACGGTCAGGACGAAACCGAGGACGGCCGGCCGGTCGAGACCGAACTGCGCAGGCAGATCCTCACGCTATGGCAGACCGCACTGATCCGATTGTCCCGCTTGAAGATTCAAGACGAGATCGAAGTCGGCCTTCGGTACTACCCGGCGGCATTCTTTGACGTGATCCCGAAGGTGAATGCCGAGGTTCGCAACGCGCTGCGGACCCGCTGGCCCGACGCCGATCTGCTGCCCGAGCCGATCCTGCGGCCGGGCTCGTGGATCGGCGGTGATCGCGACGGAAACCCCAACGTCACCGCCGACGTGGTCCGGCTGGCCACCGGCAGCGCCGCCTACACCGCGCTGGGCCACTACTTCGCCGAGCTCAACAAGCTCGAGCAGGAATTGTCGATGTCGGCGCGGCTGGTGAAGACCACCGACGCTCTCGTCACGCTGGCCGACGCCTGCCATGAGCCGGCCCGGATGGACGAGCCCTACCGGCGGGCACTGCGGGTGGTGCACGCCCGGCTCACCGCGACCGGTCAGGCCATCCTCGACCGAGAACCGGCGCACACCCTCGACCTCGGTCTACCCCCGTACGAGACACCCGACGAGTTGCTCGCCGACCTGAACACCATCGACGCGTCACTGCGCGCCAACGGCAGCGCCCTGCTGGCCGACGACCGGCTGACCCGGTTGCGGGAAGCCGTGGACGTCTTCGGGTTTCACCTGAGCAGCCTGGACATGCGGCAGAACTCCGAGGTGCACGAAGAGGTCATCACCGAACTGCTGTCCTGGGCCGGGGTGCATCCGGACTATGCGTCGCTGTCCGAGGCGGAGCGGGTCGAGGTGCTGGCCGCCGAGCTCGCAACCCGCTGCCCCCTGGTCCGCGACGACTCTGAGCTCTCCGAGCTGGCTCGCAAGGAGCTCGACATCGTCTTCGCCGCCGCCCGGGCGGTGCGGGTGTTCGGTCCCGAGGCGGTGCCCAACTACATCATCTCGATGTGTCAGTCGGTCTCGGACATGCTGGAGGCCGGGATCCTGCTGAAAGAAGCTGGGCTGCTGGATGTTTCAGGTGAGGACGTCTACGCCCCGGTGGGCATCGTGCCGCTGTTCGAAACGATCGACGACCTGCAGCGCGGCGCCTCGATCCTCGAGTCGGTGCTGGACCTGCCGCTGTACCGCGCGATGGTGCACGCCCGCGGCGAGAGCCAGGAGGTGATGCTCGGCTATTCGGACTCCAACAAGGACGGCGGATACCTGGCGGCCAACTGGGCGCTCTACCGGGCCGAGCTGGATCTCGTGGAATCGGCCCGCAAGACCGGTATCCGGTTGCGGCTCTTCCACGGTCGCGGCGGCACCGTCGGCCGCGGCGGCGGCCCGAGCTACGACGCGATCCTGGCCCAGCCCCCGGGTGCGGTGAACGGCTCGCTGCGGCTGACCGAGCAGGGCGAGGTGATCGCCGCCAAGTACGCCGAGCCGCGGATCGCGCACCGGAACCTGGAGACCCTGCTGGCCGCCACGCTGGAGTCGACTCTGCTCGACACCGAAGGACTCGGCGACCTGGCCGAACAGGCGTACGAGGTGCTCGACGACCTCGCCGCTCGCGCCCAGCGGGCCTACGCCGAATTGGTCCACGAGACACCGGGGTTCGTCGACTATTTCAAGGCCTCGACACCGGTCAGTGAGATCGGCTCACTCAATATCGGCAGCAGGCCGACCTCGCGCAAACCCACCACGTCGATCTCCGATCTGCGGGCCATCCCGTGGGTGCTGGCCTGGAGCCAGTCGCGGGTGATGTTGCCCGGCTGGTATGGCACGGGCACCGCGGTCGAGGAGTGGATCGCCGATGGTGACGGCCGGCTCGAAGTACTGCAGGAGCTGTACAAGAACTGGCCGTTCTTCGCCACCGTGCTCTCCAACATGGCGCAGGTGCTGGCCAAGGCCGACATGGGCTTGGCCGCGCGGTATTCCGAATTGGTCGACGACGAGGAACTGCGCGCCCGGGTGTTCGACAAGATCGTCGCCGAGTACGGCCGCACGCTGCGGATCCATCAGCTGATCACCGGGCAGGACGACCTGCTTGCCGACAACCCGGCACTGGCCAGATCGGTGTTCAACCGCTTTCCATACCTGGAGCCGCTCAACCACTTACAGGTCGAGCTGTTGCGCCGCTACCGGTCCGGAGACGACGACGAGCTGGTCCAGCGCGGCATCCTGCTCACCATGAGTGGGCTGGCGTCGGCGCTGCGCAACAGCGGCTAG
- a CDS encoding HNH endonuclease signature motif containing protein: MSAEPLTAQAVHDRVRAELDAIDAAYGRLRSICTDLAGNAFRIEVAERLEDRNRVNRGLSYRMFGEIAEPVDGSSLATGAKVRDVLASRLRVTAGEVKRRFALAARLRPRRSLTGPTLPPELPVLAAAVEAGEVGEDHVAAVCHALDRLPSFVTPADRDAAERALVRRAREQDSKFVAAIGVEIADCLNPDGTFTDEDRARRRGLRLGRQGPDGMSRLSGWVDPESRAYIEAVTAAVRPGRHLPGDAEGRDNRSPEQRCHDGITLGLKAAVSSGVLGQHRGLPVTVIVTTTLGELEQAAGWARTGGTGRLPMRDVIRMAGEAVHYLAVFEDHSARPLYLGRAKRLATADHRIICHARDRGCTKPDCFEPGYHSEVHHALEWSAGGPTDADNLYFGCPCDHAMATDGTYTTTVTKDGRIAWSDGTGPPRVNDAHHPERLLRKDDEESG, translated from the coding sequence ATGTCCGCCGAACCCCTGACCGCCCAGGCGGTGCATGACCGGGTTCGCGCCGAACTCGACGCGATCGATGCCGCATACGGCCGGCTTCGGTCGATCTGTACTGATCTGGCGGGCAACGCCTTTCGAATCGAGGTGGCCGAACGCCTCGAGGACCGGAACCGGGTGAACCGCGGGCTGTCCTACCGCATGTTCGGCGAGATCGCCGAACCGGTCGACGGCTCGTCGTTGGCTACCGGAGCGAAGGTCCGCGACGTCCTGGCCAGTCGGTTGCGTGTGACCGCCGGGGAGGTCAAGCGGCGGTTCGCGCTGGCGGCTCGGCTGCGGCCGCGTCGATCACTGACCGGGCCGACACTTCCGCCGGAGTTGCCCGTGTTGGCGGCCGCGGTCGAGGCCGGTGAGGTCGGCGAGGATCACGTTGCGGCGGTGTGCCATGCACTCGATCGGCTGCCGTCTTTCGTCACGCCGGCCGACCGGGACGCAGCGGAACGCGCACTGGTTCGCCGCGCGCGAGAACAGGATTCGAAGTTCGTCGCGGCAATCGGAGTGGAGATCGCCGACTGCCTGAATCCCGACGGCACGTTCACAGACGAGGATCGGGCACGACGCCGCGGCCTGCGACTGGGCCGGCAGGGTCCCGACGGCATGAGCCGGCTTTCCGGCTGGGTGGATCCGGAGAGCCGCGCCTACATCGAAGCGGTGACGGCCGCGGTCCGGCCCGGGCGGCATCTCCCCGGTGATGCCGAGGGACGCGACAACCGAAGCCCGGAGCAGCGCTGCCACGACGGAATCACGCTCGGCCTCAAGGCGGCTGTGTCATCGGGAGTCTTGGGGCAGCATCGCGGACTGCCGGTCACCGTGATCGTGACGACGACACTGGGCGAGTTGGAGCAGGCGGCGGGCTGGGCCCGTACCGGCGGAACCGGCCGCCTGCCGATGCGCGATGTCATCCGGATGGCCGGCGAAGCGGTGCACTACCTGGCGGTGTTCGAGGATCACTCGGCACGCCCGCTGTACCTCGGTCGCGCGAAACGCCTTGCGACGGCCGATCATCGGATCATCTGCCACGCCCGCGACCGCGGGTGTACCAAGCCGGACTGTTTCGAGCCCGGATACCACTCAGAAGTGCATCACGCGCTGGAGTGGAGCGCCGGCGGCCCGACCGACGCCGACAACCTGTACTTCGGCTGCCCGTGCGACCACGCGATGGCGACCGACGGCACGTACACGACGACTGTCACCAAAGACGGCCGGATCGCGTGGAGCGACGGCACCGGTCCCCCACGGGTCAACGACGCGCACCACCCGGAACGGTTGCTCCGGAAGGACGACGAGGAGTCGGGGTGA
- the secG gene encoding preprotein translocase subunit SecG, with the protein MVLTLQIILVTTSVLVVLLVLLHRAKGGGLSTLFGGGVQSSLSGSTVVEKNLDRLTLFVTGIWVVSIIGMALQIKYS; encoded by the coding sequence ATGGTTTTGACTCTGCAGATCATCCTGGTCACCACCAGCGTCCTGGTGGTGCTCTTGGTGCTCCTGCACCGCGCCAAGGGTGGCGGCCTGTCGACCCTGTTCGGCGGCGGTGTGCAGTCCAGCCTGTCCGGTTCGACTGTGGTCGAGAAGAACCTCGACCGCCTCACGCTGTTCGTCACCGGTATCTGGGTGGTGTCCATCATCGGCATGGCCCTCCAGATCAAGTACAGCTAG
- the tpiA gene encoding triose-phosphate isomerase has translation MSRKPLIAGNWKMNLNHFEAIALVQKIAFSLPDKYFDKVDVTVIPPFTDLRSVQTLVDGDKLRLTYGAQDLSQHDSGAYTGDISGAFLAKLGCTFVVVGHSERRTYHHEDDAVVAEKAAAAFRHGLTPIVCIGEQLEVREAGDHVEFNVNSLRGSLAGLTKEQLADVVIAYEPVWAIGTGRVASAADAQEVCAAIRAELGNIATQEIAGGVRVLYGGSVNAKNVGEIVAQKDVDGALVGGASLDGEQFATLSAIAAGGPLP, from the coding sequence GTGTCCCGTAAACCGCTGATCGCGGGCAACTGGAAGATGAACCTCAACCACTTCGAGGCCATCGCGCTGGTCCAGAAGATCGCGTTCTCGTTGCCCGACAAGTACTTCGACAAGGTCGACGTGACGGTGATCCCGCCGTTCACCGATCTGCGCAGTGTTCAGACCCTGGTCGACGGCGACAAGCTGCGGCTGACCTACGGCGCGCAGGACCTCTCGCAGCACGATTCGGGCGCCTACACCGGCGACATCAGCGGCGCGTTCCTGGCCAAGCTGGGCTGCACGTTCGTGGTGGTGGGGCACTCCGAGCGGCGCACCTATCACCACGAGGACGACGCGGTGGTCGCCGAGAAGGCGGCCGCGGCGTTCCGGCACGGACTGACGCCGATCGTGTGCATCGGCGAACAGCTCGAGGTCCGCGAGGCCGGCGACCACGTCGAGTTCAACGTGAACTCGTTGCGCGGCTCGCTGGCCGGGCTCACCAAGGAGCAGCTTGCCGACGTCGTCATCGCCTACGAACCGGTGTGGGCGATCGGCACCGGCCGGGTGGCCAGCGCCGCCGACGCGCAGGAGGTGTGCGCCGCGATCCGGGCCGAGCTCGGCAACATCGCCACGCAGGAGATCGCCGGCGGTGTCCGGGTGCTCTACGGCGGCTCGGTGAACGCCAAGAACGTCGGTGAGATCGTCGCGCAGAAGGACGTCGACGGCGCGCTGGTCGGCGGGGCGTCGCTGGATGGGGAGCAGTTCGCCACCCTGTCGGCGATCGCCGCGGGCGGACCCCTCCCGTGA
- a CDS encoding phosphoglycerate kinase gives MVVQTLDDLLAEGVSGRGVLVRSDLNVPLDGGKITDPGRIIASVPTLKALADAGAKVIVTAHLGRPKGGVHPAFSLAPVATALSERLGRHVQLAGDVVGTDALARAEGLTDGDVLLLENIRFDPRETSKDDSERLALAKALVELVGEDGAFVSDGFGVVHRKQASVYDVATLLPHYAGTLVAAEVKVLQQLTSSSERPYAVVLGGSKVSDKLAVIENLATKADSIVIGGGMCFTFLAAQGVSVGTSLLQEEMIETCRRLLETYGDVIHLPVDIVVAEKFAADSPAETVWADSIPADKMGLDIGPESVKRFTKLLSNARTIFWNGPMGVFEFPAFAAGTKGVAEAIVAATGKGAFSVVGGGDSAAAVRQLGLPEDGFSHISTGGGASLEYLEGKTLPGIEVLN, from the coding sequence ATGGTTGTCCAGACACTCGACGACCTGCTGGCCGAGGGTGTTTCGGGTCGGGGCGTTCTCGTGCGCTCCGACCTGAACGTCCCGCTCGACGGTGGGAAGATCACTGATCCGGGTCGCATCATCGCGTCGGTCCCGACGCTGAAGGCGCTGGCCGACGCCGGGGCGAAGGTCATCGTGACCGCTCACCTGGGCCGCCCCAAAGGTGGTGTGCACCCGGCGTTCTCGCTGGCGCCGGTGGCCACCGCGCTGTCCGAACGGCTTGGCAGGCACGTCCAGCTGGCCGGTGACGTGGTCGGCACCGACGCGCTCGCCCGCGCCGAGGGACTCACCGACGGTGATGTCCTGCTGCTGGAGAACATCCGGTTCGACCCGCGGGAGACCAGCAAGGACGACAGCGAACGGCTGGCGCTGGCCAAGGCGCTCGTCGAATTGGTCGGCGAGGACGGCGCTTTCGTCTCCGACGGATTCGGTGTCGTGCACCGTAAGCAGGCGTCGGTGTACGACGTGGCCACACTGCTGCCGCACTACGCGGGAACGCTGGTGGCGGCCGAGGTCAAGGTGCTCCAACAGCTGACCAGCTCGAGTGAGCGGCCGTATGCCGTGGTGCTCGGCGGATCGAAGGTGTCGGACAAGCTCGCGGTCATCGAGAATCTGGCGACGAAGGCGGACAGCATCGTCATCGGCGGCGGCATGTGCTTCACCTTCCTTGCCGCGCAGGGTGTTTCGGTGGGTACGTCGCTGCTGCAGGAGGAGATGATCGAGACCTGCCGCCGGCTGCTGGAGACCTACGGGGACGTCATCCATCTTCCGGTGGACATCGTGGTCGCGGAGAAGTTCGCGGCCGACTCGCCGGCGGAAACCGTGTGGGCGGACAGCATCCCGGCCGACAAGATGGGCCTGGATATCGGCCCGGAGTCGGTCAAGCGGTTCACCAAGCTTTTGTCCAACGCCCGCACCATCTTCTGGAACGGGCCGATGGGGGTGTTCGAGTTCCCGGCGTTCGCCGCGGGGACCAAGGGCGTGGCCGAGGCCATCGTCGCTGCGACCGGCAAGGGCGCCTTCAGCGTCGTCGGCGGTGGCGATTCGGCGGCTGCGGTGCGCCAACTGGGTCTGCCGGAGGACGGTTTCTCGCACATTTCGACCGGCGGCGGCGCATCGCTGGAATACCTTGAGGGCAAAACACTGCCCGGCATCGAAGTATTGAACTAG
- the gap gene encoding type I glyceraldehyde-3-phosphate dehydrogenase, translating into MTIRVGVNGFGRIGRNFFRALDAQKAQGKNADIEIIAVNDLTDNAALAHLLKFDSILGRLPYDVSLEGEDTIVVGDTKIKALEVKAGPAELPWGDLGVDIVVESTGIFTKRDKAQGHLDAGAKKVIISAPATDEDITIVLGVNDDKYDGSQNIISNASCTTNCLGPLAKVLNDEFGIVKGLMTTIHAYTQDQNLQDGPHSDLRRARAAALNIVPTSTGAAKAIGLVLPELKGKLDGYALRVPIPTGSVTDLTAELSKSASAADINAAMKAAADGKLKGILKYYDAPIVSSDIVTDPHSSIFDSGLTKVIDNQAKVVSWYDNEWGYSNRLVDLVALVGKSL; encoded by the coding sequence GTGACCATCCGGGTTGGCGTTAACGGCTTCGGCCGCATCGGACGCAACTTCTTCCGGGCTCTCGACGCGCAGAAGGCGCAGGGCAAGAACGCGGATATCGAGATCATCGCGGTCAACGATCTGACCGACAACGCGGCGCTCGCGCACCTGCTGAAATTCGACTCGATCCTGGGCCGGTTGCCCTACGACGTGAGCCTCGAGGGTGAGGACACCATCGTCGTCGGCGACACCAAGATCAAGGCACTCGAGGTCAAGGCCGGCCCGGCTGAACTGCCGTGGGGCGACCTCGGCGTCGACATCGTCGTCGAGTCCACCGGCATCTTCACCAAGCGTGACAAGGCGCAGGGCCACCTCGATGCGGGCGCCAAGAAGGTCATCATCTCCGCGCCGGCCACCGACGAGGACATCACGATCGTGCTGGGCGTGAACGACGACAAGTACGACGGTAGCCAGAACATCATCTCCAACGCATCGTGCACCACGAACTGCCTCGGCCCGCTGGCCAAGGTCCTCAACGACGAGTTCGGCATCGTCAAGGGCCTGATGACGACGATCCACGCCTACACCCAGGACCAGAACCTGCAGGACGGCCCGCACAGCGACCTGCGCCGTGCCCGGGCGGCCGCGCTGAACATCGTGCCGACCTCGACCGGCGCCGCCAAGGCGATCGGCCTGGTGCTGCCGGAGCTCAAGGGCAAGCTGGACGGGTACGCGCTGCGGGTGCCGATCCCCACCGGATCGGTGACCGACCTGACCGCCGAGCTGAGCAAGTCGGCGAGCGCTGCCGACATCAACGCCGCGATGAAGGCCGCCGCCGACGGCAAGCTCAAGGGCATCCTCAAGTACTACGACGCGCCGATCGTGTCCAGCGACATCGTCACCGACCCGCACAGCTCGATCTTCGACTCGGGTCTGACCAAGGTCATCGACAACCAGGCCAAGGTCGTGTCGTGGTACGACAACGAGTGGGGCTACTCCAACCGTCTGGTGGACCTGGTCGCGCTGGTCGGCAAGTCGCTGTAG
- a CDS encoding ABC transporter substrate-binding protein, whose amino-acid sequence MAEVLRVGAALPDPPFNDGGPTGSGLDVELMAAIGQRLGASVEFIRYQGRDFNGIFDALDSGEFDCVASGTTITGSRALKAAFCDPYLISGQALAVDATRLPDVTSIDDLDGLTLGVQQGNTSQPIANRMLADGKVARVRVYDYGSIRTALRDLSTGRCDAFMKLDPVLTRLAEATPGVAVVQRGITTEKIAIAVPTTDTALLGRINVAQAALEEDGTLPAIRERWTGSPRADQSGPQIS is encoded by the coding sequence ATGGCCGAGGTGTTGCGCGTCGGGGCGGCATTGCCCGACCCACCGTTCAACGACGGCGGGCCGACAGGTTCCGGCCTGGACGTCGAACTCATGGCCGCCATCGGCCAGCGGCTCGGCGCGTCGGTGGAGTTCATCCGCTACCAGGGACGCGACTTCAACGGCATCTTCGATGCGCTGGACTCCGGCGAGTTCGACTGCGTCGCCTCCGGCACCACGATCACCGGATCCCGCGCGCTGAAAGCCGCGTTCTGCGATCCGTACCTGATCTCCGGTCAGGCGCTCGCCGTCGACGCCACCCGGCTGCCCGACGTCACATCGATCGACGATCTCGACGGGCTGACCCTCGGCGTGCAGCAGGGCAACACCAGCCAGCCGATCGCCAACCGGATGCTGGCCGACGGCAAGGTCGCCCGGGTCCGCGTCTACGACTACGGCAGCATCCGCACCGCGCTGCGGGATCTGTCCACCGGACGCTGTGATGCGTTCATGAAACTCGACCCGGTGCTGACCCGGCTGGCCGAGGCAACGCCGGGAGTGGCCGTCGTTCAGCGCGGCATCACCACCGAGAAGATCGCGATCGCGGTACCGACCACCGACACCGCACTGCTGGGCCGGATCAACGTCGCGCAGGCCGCTCTCGAGGAGGACGGGACGTTGCCGGCGATCCGGGAGCGGTGGACCGGCTCGCCGCGCGCCGACCAGAGCGGGCCCCAGATCTCCTGA
- a CDS encoding glycosyltransferase family 2 protein — translation MTDSLTPALARASARLTRPGTPAVSILIHLMVFALWVTLFLLAFGRGGVLAWSVGLAYLGYDAALQVFTGWQIRRIGAPAAAAALLTETTVTVTVIIAARNEATALPDTLSALLAQSDPPDEILIADDGSTDATAEKLCADYGFAMLSVGQAGAPVQVGATTLRWLRLPHAGKSAALNAALLRTDADVIVTVDADTVPAAGAIGAVRQAFSREPALVACTGVVTPRCPPTALGRAMQWFQTYEYIRNFLGRYAWMRVDCLQLISGAFAGFRRDAVTDVGGFDDACLVEDYELVARMRRYAGEHHLDWRFRVLGDAQAHTEAPASVGAFLRQRRRWFGGFLQTHWWYRGMVGDPRFGRLGTVMLPVKAIDTVAPLYGLTAFGLLIYFLATRHVAGLAPVLVVIAGKLATDAAFGVWALRRYRRWVGDPGRASLPAAAAALVIEPVTFTLLLHAGAVLGWAAFLGGEHRWGRQTRG, via the coding sequence TTGACTGATTCACTGACTCCCGCGCTGGCTCGCGCGTCGGCGCGGCTTACCCGGCCGGGAACCCCCGCCGTCAGCATTCTCATTCACCTCATGGTGTTCGCCCTGTGGGTCACGCTGTTCCTGCTGGCGTTCGGTCGCGGCGGCGTACTGGCCTGGTCGGTGGGACTGGCCTACCTCGGCTATGACGCCGCGCTGCAGGTGTTCACCGGATGGCAGATCCGGCGTATCGGCGCCCCTGCCGCGGCCGCCGCACTCCTCACCGAGACGACGGTGACGGTGACGGTCATCATCGCCGCACGCAACGAGGCCACCGCACTGCCGGACACCCTGTCCGCACTGCTGGCCCAGTCCGACCCGCCCGACGAGATCCTGATCGCCGATGACGGATCGACCGATGCGACCGCCGAAAAACTCTGTGCTGATTATGGTTTCGCGATGCTCTCCGTCGGGCAGGCCGGCGCGCCGGTGCAGGTGGGGGCCACCACGCTGCGCTGGCTGCGGCTGCCGCATGCCGGCAAGTCGGCCGCGCTCAATGCCGCCCTGCTGCGCACCGATGCCGATGTCATCGTGACCGTCGACGCCGACACCGTGCCCGCAGCGGGTGCGATCGGTGCTGTGCGGCAAGCATTTTCACGCGAGCCCGCATTGGTCGCCTGCACCGGCGTGGTCACTCCGCGCTGCCCTCCCACCGCGCTCGGCCGGGCGATGCAGTGGTTCCAGACCTATGAATACATCCGCAATTTCCTGGGTCGGTACGCCTGGATGCGGGTGGACTGCCTGCAGCTGATCTCCGGTGCCTTCGCCGGATTCCGCCGCGACGCCGTCACGGACGTCGGTGGATTCGACGACGCCTGCCTGGTCGAGGACTACGAGCTGGTCGCCCGCATGCGCCGTTACGCGGGAGAACACCACCTGGACTGGCGATTTCGGGTTCTGGGCGATGCGCAGGCCCACACCGAGGCGCCCGCGTCGGTCGGGGCGTTCCTGCGGCAACGCCGCCGGTGGTTCGGCGGTTTCCTGCAGACCCACTGGTGGTATCGCGGCATGGTCGGCGATCCCCGGTTCGGTCGGCTGGGCACCGTGATGTTGCCGGTCAAGGCGATCGACACGGTGGCGCCGCTGTACGGGCTGACCGCGTTCGGGCTGCTGATCTACTTCCTGGCGACCCGGCACGTCGCGGGGTTGGCGCCCGTGCTGGTGGTGATCGCAGGCAAGCTCGCGACCGACGCGGCATTCGGCGTGTGGGCGCTGCGCCGCTACCGCCGCTGGGTGGGTGACCCCGGCCGGGCCAGCCTGCCTGCCGCGGCCGCGGCCCTGGTGATCGAGCCGGTGACGTTCACGTTGCTGCTGCACGCCGGGGCGGTGCTGGGCTGGGCGGCGTTCCTCGGCGGCGAGCACCGGTGGGGGCGCCAGACCAGGGGCTAG
- a CDS encoding MOSC domain-containing protein: MASVLSVNLARVRANPDKPARRTGIDKAATPDPVMVRAPGPMRGGLGSGLVGDTIGNQKLHGGDDQAVYVYAREDLDEWAARLERPLTDGMFGENLTTSGVDVTGALIGERWRVGTGGLLLEVSAPRTPCRTFSAFLDIAGWIKTFTDAGKPGAYLRVISPGTVRAGDEIVIEDKPDHDVTIALVFRARMTDPSLLPRLRAADALSDELKAYVAKKSA, translated from the coding sequence GTGGCAAGTGTGTTGTCGGTCAATCTGGCCCGCGTCCGTGCGAATCCCGACAAGCCGGCGAGACGCACCGGCATCGACAAGGCTGCGACGCCCGACCCGGTGATGGTGCGCGCGCCGGGGCCGATGCGCGGCGGCCTGGGCAGCGGCCTGGTCGGGGACACGATCGGCAACCAGAAGCTGCACGGTGGCGACGACCAAGCCGTCTACGTCTACGCCCGCGAGGACCTCGACGAGTGGGCCGCCCGCCTCGAGCGGCCGCTGACCGACGGGATGTTCGGTGAGAACCTCACCACCTCCGGCGTCGACGTCACAGGAGCGCTCATCGGCGAACGCTGGCGGGTGGGCACCGGCGGTCTGCTGCTCGAAGTCTCGGCGCCCCGCACCCCATGCCGCACGTTCTCGGCGTTCCTCGACATCGCCGGCTGGATCAAGACGTTCACCGACGCCGGCAAGCCCGGGGCCTACCTGCGGGTGATCTCCCCCGGCACCGTGCGTGCCGGAGACGAGATCGTCATCGAGGACAAGCCCGATCACGATGTGACGATCGCCCTGGTGTTCCGCGCGCGGATGACAGACCCCAGCCTGCTCCCCCGGCTGCGGGCCGCCGACGCGTTGTCCGACGAACTCAAGGCCTACGTGGCGAAGAAGAGCGCTTAG